The sequence AAGGATCTACCAGGCCCAGGGGAAATCCGACAAGGCCGAATCCATATTGAAAAGGGCTGTTCAAACGGCCCCGGATGACCTGAAGGTTAACCAGGCATTATTCATGTATTATCTTGCCCACAAATTTTATGACAAAGCCCGGGCTGTTTTGGATGACCTGGTTCGGCGGAAACCGGAGGAGGTTCAACCCAGGATCATGTTGGCCACCTTCCATGCCGGCCGTAATGAAAACAGCCTGGCCGAAGAGTCCTTTTTAAAAGCCGTCGAATTGGCTCCGGACAATCCGTTGCCCCATATGCTCATTGCCCGGTTCTATAATGCCAATGGACAGTTTGACAAGGCAGAAAGCTTTATCAAAAAAGCTCTGGCCATCCATCCGGACCATGCCGGTTTGAAAACGGTGTACGCGGATTTTTATTTTCTTCACAGGGCGTACAAAAAAGCCGAAGAAATCGTCGATGACGTGTTGGCGGTTCGCCCCGATTTTCCCCAAGCCAAGGTCCTCAAAGGAAAATTGCTGATATTGCGGAAGGAACTGGATCAGGCCGGGCAAATTTTCCTCTCTCTATTAAAAGACGAGCCTGAATCTGCCCAGTACAATTTTTTAATGGGATCTGTCCTGCTTGAAAGAGGAAAACCAGACCAGGCCATGGGCTATCTTGCCAAAACTCTTGAAAAGGAGCCCCGTAACCTTAAGGCCAGGATCGCAATGGCAGATATCTATTTCAAACAGGCAGATTATTTTCTGGCCGAGTCTGAAATCAGCAAGGCATTAAACTTAAGTCCTAAAAATTATAACGCCCTTTTACTGAGGGGGAATCTTTACGCAGTCCAGCAGGAAATAGAAAAAGCCCAGGCTGTTTATGAGGAGCTGATCCAGACCCACCCCGAAAATCCGGCTGCCCTGTTCAGGCTGGGCAATCTTTACATAATGGATAAAAAACCGGACAAGGCCCTGGAAGTCTATGACAAGGCTTTGGCCCTCAATCCGAATCTCATGGATGTTTTTATCAACATTATCCGGCTATACAGTGCCAAAAAAGAATACCAGGCCGCCCTTGACAGGTGCGACGCCCATCTGGCGTCCATGGAAAATCCCTCCCCCGTTGTGGTATCTATTATTCAAGAACTCAGGGGAAACCTTTACATGGCTCTTGGAGAGACGGAGGCCGCAAAAAAAGCCTTTGAGCTGTCCATTCAGAACAATCCAAAATTTATTCAGCCCTACGTTTCCCTGGCCAAAATTTTTCGTTCCCAAAACAATAGTGACAAAGAGCGGGAGACGTATCAAAATCTGTTAGCCCAGCGGCCGGACCAGGCCGCGCCCCATTACTATCTCGCTACCTTTTACGAAGAAAGGGGGGAAGACGATCTGGCAGAATCACATTACCAAAACGTTCTTGAGCTTAACCCGGACCATATTCCGGCCATGAACAACCTGGCCTATTTCCTGGCCGAGCGGAACATGGAGATGAACAAGGCCCTGGATCTGGCCAGAAAGGCCAGGGAACTTGGTGGGGAAAATCCCGCCATCATGGATACCCTGGGCTGGATTTACTATAAAAAAGAAATCTATGATTCCGCCATTCAAGAGTTTTCCAATTGCGTTGAAAAAGAGCCCGGAAATCCTATTTTTAACTACCATCTCGGCCTGGCATATAACAAGAAATGGGATTACATTAATGCGAAGAAATACCTGGAAAAGGCGCTTGAACTGGATAAAGAATTTAAAGGGGCGGATGAGGCCAGGAAGATCCTTGAGCAGATTTGAAGCGGTCTGGTTTTCCGTTTGAGGACGCCGTTTTTTTTTTGAGGTGGG comes from uncultured Desulfobacter sp. and encodes:
- a CDS encoding tetratricopeptide repeat protein; protein product: MSRFLPFFLILFLVLEGCASDQQKAETFIQEGKAYFEKQEYAKAEIQLKNAVKLEPDSAEAHHLLAQAYMLQKNAQKAFTTFLRLEQLEPDNLETKLQLASFYFLAQKWIEAEKKVEQVLAVDPDNIKGLYLKAGILGSKKEGFDTLEPIYDRILALDSKQIKAMLVLARIYQAQGKSDKAESILKRAVQTAPDDLKVNQALFMYYLAHKFYDKARAVLDDLVRRKPEEVQPRIMLATFHAGRNENSLAEESFLKAVELAPDNPLPHMLIARFYNANGQFDKAESFIKKALAIHPDHAGLKTVYADFYFLHRAYKKAEEIVDDVLAVRPDFPQAKVLKGKLLILRKELDQAGQIFLSLLKDEPESAQYNFLMGSVLLERGKPDQAMGYLAKTLEKEPRNLKARIAMADIYFKQADYFLAESEISKALNLSPKNYNALLLRGNLYAVQQEIEKAQAVYEELIQTHPENPAALFRLGNLYIMDKKPDKALEVYDKALALNPNLMDVFINIIRLYSAKKEYQAALDRCDAHLASMENPSPVVVSIIQELRGNLYMALGETEAAKKAFELSIQNNPKFIQPYVSLAKIFRSQNNSDKERETYQNLLAQRPDQAAPHYYLATFYEERGEDDLAESHYQNVLELNPDHIPAMNNLAYFLAERNMEMNKALDLARKARELGGENPAIMDTLGWIYYKKEIYDSAIQEFSNCVEKEPGNPIFNYHLGLAYNKKWDYINAKKYLEKALELDKEFKGADEARKILEQI